The following coding sequences are from one Streptomyces sp. NBC_01232 window:
- a CDS encoding NUDIX domain-containing protein: MTHKRSAGLLLFRRTGPEPEPGVEVLLGHMGGPLWAGREAGGWGIPKGEYGPEETPTDAARREFTEEIGLPPPEGEYLPLGEVRLTSGKLVTIWAVEADLDPALMVPGTFTMEWPPHSGNVQEFPELDRVAWFAPPLAENMLIPSQLPFLERLLELLKV; encoded by the coding sequence ATGACGCACAAACGCAGTGCCGGACTGCTCCTGTTCCGGCGGACCGGCCCGGAGCCGGAGCCCGGTGTCGAGGTCCTGCTCGGGCACATGGGCGGCCCGCTCTGGGCCGGGCGGGAAGCGGGGGGCTGGGGCATCCCCAAGGGCGAGTACGGGCCGGAGGAGACCCCGACGGACGCGGCCCGCCGGGAGTTCACCGAGGAGATCGGGCTGCCCCCGCCGGAGGGCGAGTACCTGCCGCTGGGCGAGGTACGGCTCACCAGCGGGAAGCTCGTGACCATCTGGGCGGTGGAGGCGGACCTCGACCCCGCCCTGATGGTGCCCGGGACCTTCACCATGGAGTGGCCGCCGCACTCCGGAAACGTACAGGAGTTCCCGGAGCTGGACCGGGTGGCCTGGTTTGCTCCACCGCTGGCGGAAAACATGCTGATCCCCTCCCAACTCCCTTTCCTCGAGCGCCTGTTGGAGCTCCTGAAGGTTTGA
- a CDS encoding ABC transporter ATP-binding protein/permease: MVQRPGVPTAPQLVLVTDWGATEMDPDRIYHVGRDPLCEICFDDARVSWHHAILRPDGDHWTLEDEGSTNGTWADGHRIHEWSVGVGTELRFGSAADGPRAAVVGPAPPPPPPPPPTPGVGAARPSRVSNPAMTGTFRQPTTVRPLPVRTAVRIGRAPDSDLVVDDLTVSRRHAELHALADGSYEIVDLGSHNGTYVNGAAVTRPTRVAEGDIVGIGHSVFCLVGDQLQEYVDTGEVSLDVQGLTVAVDNGRKTLLDQVSFPVGAKCLLAVVGPSGAGKSTLLGALTGLRPADRGTVLYDGRDLYRDYAELRSRIGLVPQDDILHSQLTVRRALTYAAELRFPQDTAKAERQARVDEVIGELGLEQRADQPIHSLSGGQRKRVSVALELLTKPSLLFLDEPTSGLDPGMDRSVMNMLRDLADDGRTVIVVTHSVLNLEGCDRLLVLAPGGRIAYYGAPGEALEFFGFEQWPEAFEAFENERDRDWAGQYRASPLYRRHIDLAAGRSPLTGQGEWAAGVPPQPPPKAQSWGSQLSTLIRRYAAVLRSDRTFLIIMIALPFVMGAMTRALAGNTLNAETALNALFILCVGGVLIGAANAVRELVKERAIYRRERSVGLSRSAYLMSKIVVLGVITVAQAVVLTLVGLAGVTINAPGGRGNFMPPLIEITLAVALLSLTAMVLGLLISALVAKEEVTMPLLVLLTIVQVVFCGSLLKLTGVPVIEQFAWFVPARWAMGAMAGTIDLGAIVPGKITQDPLFDHEAHLWLLEMGMLVVLSVLFGVLVARLLRRHEPTIMRK; the protein is encoded by the coding sequence ATGGTCCAGCGCCCCGGTGTGCCGACCGCGCCCCAGCTCGTCCTGGTGACCGACTGGGGCGCCACTGAGATGGACCCCGACCGGATCTACCACGTCGGCCGGGACCCCCTCTGCGAGATCTGCTTCGACGACGCCCGCGTCTCCTGGCACCACGCGATCCTGCGGCCCGACGGCGACCACTGGACGCTGGAGGACGAGGGCAGCACCAACGGCACCTGGGCCGACGGCCACCGCATCCACGAGTGGAGCGTCGGCGTCGGCACCGAGCTGCGCTTCGGCAGCGCCGCCGACGGGCCGCGCGCCGCCGTCGTCGGCCCCGCGCCACCCCCGCCGCCCCCACCCCCACCGACGCCCGGCGTCGGAGCCGCCCGGCCCTCCCGGGTCTCGAACCCGGCGATGACCGGTACCTTCCGGCAGCCCACGACCGTACGCCCGCTGCCCGTCCGCACTGCCGTACGCATCGGCCGCGCCCCCGACAGCGACCTCGTCGTCGACGACCTCACCGTCTCCCGCCGGCACGCCGAGCTGCACGCGCTCGCCGACGGCAGCTACGAGATCGTCGACCTCGGCAGCCACAACGGCACCTACGTCAACGGTGCGGCCGTGACCCGGCCCACCCGCGTCGCCGAGGGCGACATCGTCGGCATCGGCCACTCGGTCTTCTGCCTCGTCGGCGACCAGCTCCAGGAGTACGTGGACACCGGCGAGGTCTCCCTCGACGTCCAAGGGCTCACCGTCGCCGTCGACAACGGCCGCAAGACCCTCCTCGACCAGGTCTCCTTCCCCGTCGGCGCCAAATGCCTGCTCGCCGTCGTGGGCCCCAGCGGAGCCGGCAAATCCACCCTCCTGGGCGCCCTCACCGGCCTGCGCCCCGCCGACCGGGGCACCGTCCTCTACGACGGGCGCGACCTCTACCGCGACTACGCCGAACTGCGCAGCCGCATCGGCCTCGTCCCGCAGGACGACATCCTGCACTCCCAGCTGACCGTCCGGCGCGCCCTCACCTACGCCGCCGAACTGCGCTTCCCGCAGGACACCGCCAAGGCCGAACGCCAGGCCCGGGTCGACGAGGTCATCGGCGAACTCGGCCTCGAACAGCGTGCCGACCAGCCCATCCACAGCCTCTCCGGCGGCCAGCGCAAACGCGTCTCTGTCGCCCTGGAGCTGCTCACCAAGCCCTCCCTGCTGTTCCTGGACGAGCCCACCTCCGGCCTCGACCCCGGCATGGACCGCTCGGTGATGAACATGCTGCGCGACCTCGCGGACGACGGCCGCACGGTCATCGTCGTCACCCACAGCGTGCTCAACCTCGAAGGATGCGACCGTCTCCTGGTCCTCGCGCCCGGCGGGCGCATCGCGTACTACGGCGCTCCCGGGGAGGCCCTCGAATTCTTCGGCTTCGAGCAGTGGCCCGAGGCCTTCGAGGCCTTCGAGAACGAGCGCGACCGCGACTGGGCCGGGCAGTACCGGGCCTCGCCCCTGTACCGCCGCCACATCGACCTCGCCGCCGGCCGGTCCCCGCTCACGGGACAGGGCGAATGGGCCGCCGGCGTCCCACCGCAGCCACCGCCCAAGGCCCAGAGCTGGGGATCCCAGCTCTCCACCCTCATCCGCCGGTACGCGGCCGTGCTCAGGTCCGACCGCACGTTCCTGATCATCATGATCGCGCTGCCGTTCGTCATGGGCGCCATGACCCGCGCACTGGCCGGAAACACCCTCAACGCCGAAACGGCGCTGAACGCCCTGTTCATCCTGTGCGTGGGCGGAGTCCTGATCGGCGCCGCCAACGCGGTGCGCGAGTTGGTCAAGGAACGCGCCATCTACCGGCGCGAGCGCTCCGTCGGCCTGTCCCGGTCGGCCTACCTGATGTCCAAAATCGTGGTCCTCGGCGTGATCACCGTCGCCCAGGCCGTGGTCCTCACCCTCGTCGGCCTCGCGGGTGTCACCATCAATGCCCCCGGCGGCCGGGGCAACTTCATGCCACCACTGATCGAAATCACTCTCGCCGTCGCCCTGCTGTCCCTCACCGCGATGGTGCTCGGCCTGCTGATCTCCGCCCTGGTGGCCAAGGAGGAGGTCACCATGCCGCTGCTGGTCCTCCTCACGATCGTCCAGGTGGTCTTCTGCGGCTCCCTGCTGAAACTCACCGGTGTCCCCGTCATCGAACAGTTCGCCTGGTTCGTCCCGGCCCGGTGGGCCATGGGAGCGATGGCGGGCACCATCGACCTCGGCGCGATCGTCCCCGGAAAGATCACCCAGGACCCGCTGTTCGACCACGAGGCCCACCTCTGGCTCCTTGAGATGGGCATGCTCGTCGTCCTGTCCGTGCTGTTCGGCGTGCTGGTCGCCCGGCTGCTGCGCCGCCACGAGCCGACCATCATGCGGAAGTAG
- a CDS encoding trypsin-like serine peptidase, with the protein MIHSTLPRTARRTRARRASRILLALAAMAALLGVDVPDAAARPPLGVTAQALPGATVNRVGALFAGGQEGGHFCTAAVVHSEDGDVIATAAHCLENPGTILFAPGYRDGRAPYGFWKLTGTHVAPGWTDGQDPDDDIAFVTVAPVDGDGPAGAVEDLVGGFPVAAEQPDDAKATVIGYPRTLEAPLRCANATSLLSGTQRRIDCPDLTGGTSGSPWLVNGALAGVLGGYEGGGSVPEISYSAVLGDRALELYEEARS; encoded by the coding sequence ATGATCCATTCCACGCTCCCCCGAACGGCCCGGCGCACCCGTGCGCGGCGGGCGTCCCGGATCCTGCTCGCACTGGCCGCGATGGCCGCGTTGCTCGGCGTGGACGTGCCCGACGCCGCGGCCCGGCCGCCGCTCGGCGTCACCGCGCAGGCGCTGCCCGGAGCCACCGTGAACCGGGTCGGCGCACTGTTCGCGGGAGGGCAGGAGGGCGGCCATTTCTGCACGGCCGCCGTTGTGCACAGCGAGGACGGCGATGTGATCGCCACCGCCGCGCACTGTCTGGAGAACCCCGGCACGATCCTCTTCGCACCGGGCTACCGCGACGGAAGGGCCCCGTACGGCTTCTGGAAGCTCACCGGCACGCACGTCGCCCCGGGCTGGACGGACGGCCAGGACCCGGACGACGACATCGCCTTCGTGACGGTGGCCCCGGTGGACGGCGACGGCCCGGCCGGAGCCGTCGAGGACCTCGTGGGCGGCTTCCCGGTCGCCGCCGAACAGCCGGACGACGCCAAGGCGACGGTCATCGGATACCCGCGGACCCTGGAGGCCCCGCTGCGCTGCGCGAATGCGACCTCCCTGCTCTCCGGGACCCAGCGCCGGATCGACTGCCCGGACCTCACCGGCGGCACCAGCGGCAGCCCCTGGCTGGTCAACGGCGCGCTGGCCGGGGTCCTCGGGGGCTACGAGGGCGGCGGGAGCGTCCCGGAGATCTCCTACAGCGCGGTCCTGGGCGACCGGGCCCTGGAGCTGTACGAGGAGGCCCGCTCGTAG
- a CDS encoding cation diffusion facilitator family transporter, translated as MSGHDHAHDDHGRGHDHGHGPGGHSHGVSADADRRWLAIALALIGGFMAVEVVIGVMANSLALISDAAHMLTDAVSIVLALIAMRLAARPARGGFTYGLKRAEILSAQANGLTLILLGLWLAYEAVRRLMDPPPVEGGLVVVTALAGIGINVAAAWCISRANRSTLVVEGAYQHILNDLFAFIGTAVAGVIVLTTGFRQADAIATLVVVLLMLKAGYGLIRESGRILLEAAPAHVDPDAVGDRLVGHPPVTEVHDLHIWTITSGQAALSAHVLVEPAGDCHAVRRDLERLLDKEYGITHTTLQVDHAQESLLTVGRAGAGPSDAHCADAHGPVHRQGPHEH; from the coding sequence ATGAGTGGGCACGACCACGCGCACGACGACCACGGACGCGGGCACGACCACGGGCACGGGCCCGGAGGGCACAGCCACGGTGTGTCCGCGGACGCCGACCGGCGCTGGCTGGCCATCGCGCTCGCCCTGATCGGCGGGTTCATGGCCGTCGAGGTGGTCATCGGTGTCATGGCCAATTCGCTGGCCCTGATCTCCGACGCGGCCCACATGCTGACCGACGCCGTCTCGATCGTCCTGGCGCTGATCGCCATGCGGCTGGCCGCGCGCCCCGCCCGCGGCGGTTTCACGTACGGCCTCAAGCGGGCCGAGATACTCTCCGCCCAGGCCAACGGGCTGACCCTGATCCTCCTGGGGCTCTGGCTGGCCTACGAGGCGGTGCGGCGGCTGATGGACCCGCCGCCGGTGGAGGGCGGCCTGGTCGTGGTGACGGCGCTCGCGGGCATCGGCATCAATGTGGCTGCGGCCTGGTGCATCTCCCGGGCCAACCGTTCCACCCTGGTCGTCGAGGGCGCCTACCAGCACATCCTGAACGACCTCTTCGCCTTCATCGGTACCGCCGTCGCGGGTGTGATCGTCCTGACCACCGGTTTCCGGCAGGCGGACGCGATCGCGACGCTGGTCGTGGTGCTGCTGATGCTCAAGGCGGGCTACGGGCTGATCCGCGAGTCCGGCCGGATACTCCTGGAGGCCGCCCCCGCCCATGTCGACCCGGACGCGGTCGGCGACCGGCTGGTCGGGCACCCGCCCGTCACCGAGGTGCACGACCTGCACATCTGGACGATCACCTCGGGCCAGGCGGCGCTCTCCGCGCACGTGCTGGTGGAGCCGGCGGGCGACTGCCACGCCGTGCGCCGGGACCTGGAACGGCTGCTCGACAAGGAGTACGGGATCACGCACACCACCCTCCAGGTGGACCACGCGCAGGAGTCCCTGCTCACGGTCGGCCGCGCGGGCGCGGGCCCGTCCGACGCGCACTGCGCGGACGCGCACGGGCCGGTCCACCGGCAGGGTCCGCACGAGCACTGA
- a CDS encoding serine/threonine-protein kinase, which yields MDDTRAAWSVPGYTEVRELGSGGSGRVVLAVHDGTGTPVAVKYLSDRLRQDPAFVGEFRAEARLLGGLETPYVVRLYEYVEASGGAAIVMELVDGISLRALLKQSGRADAEAALVVLKGSLLGLAAAHRTGVVHRDYKPENVLVAPDGSSKLVDFGIAANRGSTPGVAGTPAYMAPEQWQGRPASPAADVYAATATFFECLTGRKPYDGENFAELAVQHIEAPVPETEAPEPVRPLIRRGLAKAPEQRPENAEAFVAELEGVALAAYGPEWEERGQRKLAALAALLPLLFPSAGAPAAGTTAVATTTVPGGSGWAPGRSGWLAAGVALVLGTVLVLTTDAIGASPGGASALSAFATTSAAPPGSASPTPGPTDSASPSPSPSPSASPSPSPSASTSPSASPSWSTSPTAEPTVSRPPTPTPTPTPTPTPTLKVTNVAVSLKTGVYRGDATISVASQGTGSVTVVVEWFLGGAQGSYSVPDGTETFVVQAGSAAPVVRSHTFTRDRGCYGGVRVTTKPTAGNKSASASQYLLRCVEVPR from the coding sequence ATGGACGACACGCGGGCGGCATGGTCGGTCCCCGGTTACACCGAGGTCCGGGAGCTCGGTTCGGGAGGCAGCGGCCGCGTGGTGCTCGCCGTCCACGACGGAACGGGTACTCCGGTCGCGGTGAAGTACCTCAGCGACCGGCTGCGCCAGGATCCGGCCTTCGTCGGGGAGTTCCGGGCCGAGGCCCGCCTCCTGGGCGGACTGGAGACTCCGTACGTGGTCAGGCTGTACGAGTACGTGGAGGCGTCCGGCGGTGCGGCCATCGTCATGGAGCTGGTGGACGGCATTTCCCTGCGCGCACTGCTGAAGCAGTCCGGGCGGGCCGACGCCGAGGCCGCTCTGGTGGTCCTCAAGGGCTCGCTGCTGGGGCTTGCCGCGGCGCACCGGACGGGTGTCGTCCACCGGGACTACAAGCCGGAGAACGTCCTGGTCGCACCGGACGGCTCGTCGAAGCTGGTGGACTTCGGGATCGCGGCGAACCGGGGCAGCACGCCCGGCGTGGCCGGAACCCCCGCCTACATGGCTCCCGAGCAGTGGCAGGGCCGGCCGGCCTCGCCCGCGGCCGACGTGTACGCGGCGACGGCGACCTTCTTCGAGTGCCTCACCGGCCGCAAGCCCTACGACGGGGAGAACTTCGCCGAGCTGGCGGTGCAGCACATCGAGGCCCCGGTGCCGGAGACCGAGGCGCCGGAGCCCGTGCGTCCGCTGATCCGGCGCGGCCTCGCGAAGGCGCCCGAGCAGCGGCCGGAGAACGCCGAGGCGTTCGTGGCCGAGCTGGAGGGCGTGGCGCTGGCGGCGTACGGCCCCGAGTGGGAGGAGCGCGGGCAGCGCAAGCTGGCGGCGCTGGCCGCCCTGCTGCCGCTGCTGTTCCCCTCGGCGGGCGCCCCCGCGGCGGGCACCACGGCGGTGGCCACGACCACGGTGCCCGGCGGTTCCGGCTGGGCTCCGGGACGCAGTGGCTGGCTGGCGGCGGGCGTGGCGCTGGTGCTGGGGACCGTGCTGGTCCTGACGACGGACGCGATCGGCGCGTCCCCGGGCGGGGCCTCGGCGCTGAGCGCCTTCGCCACGACGAGCGCGGCCCCTCCCGGATCGGCCTCCCCGACCCCGGGCCCGACGGACTCCGCGTCCCCTTCGCCGAGTCCCAGCCCGTCGGCGTCCCCGAGCCCTTCGCCGTCCGCGTCCACGTCCCCGTCCGCGTCGCCCTCCTGGTCGACGAGCCCGACCGCGGAGCCGACGGTGAGCCGGCCGCCCACGCCCACGCCGACCCCGACCCCGACGCCCACACCGACGCTGAAGGTCACGAACGTCGCCGTGTCGCTCAAGACCGGCGTGTACCGGGGTGACGCGACCATTTCGGTCGCCAGCCAGGGCACCGGTTCGGTGACCGTGGTGGTGGAGTGGTTCCTGGGAGGTGCGCAGGGCTCCTACTCCGTCCCCGACGGCACGGAGACGTTCGTGGTGCAGGCAGGCTCGGCCGCCCCGGTGGTCAGGTCGCACACCTTCACGCGCGACCGCGGCTGCTACGGCGGCGTCCGGGTCACCACCAAGCCCACCGCCGGGAACAAGTCCGCGTCGGCCTCGCAGTACCTGCTGCGCTGTGTGGAGGTGCCCCGATGA
- a CDS encoding Tm-1-like ATP-binding domain-containing protein, with amino-acid sequence MTNVVLVGTLDTKGVEYGWLRERLLRTGVEVVLVDTGIMGEPRVPADVPRDAVARAAGTELSQLRAAADRGAAVTTMARGAEETLLRLYSEGKLHGVLAIGGSGGTSIATRAMRALPLGVPKLMVSSMASGDVRPYVGSSDITMMYSVVDIAGINSVSAPVLANAVEAIAGMAGAYARTSPEGRPPRLGAGGRPLIAASMAGVTTAGVDAARERLTELGYEVLVFHVSGTGGRTLETLAGQGVFAGVLDLTLSEIADDLCGGILSAGPDRLSAAGRAGVPQVVSLGALDMVKFGPLESLPQQVRDRGVHVHNPSITVTRTTMAECAELGRRVAAKLRAASGPAAVCVPLRGLSTLGAPGGPYHDPGADRALFSALREGLRSSAVRLYDYDTHINDPAFGRASADRLHAMIGAMSAAA; translated from the coding sequence ATGACGAACGTCGTGCTGGTGGGAACCTTGGACACCAAGGGTGTGGAGTACGGCTGGCTGCGCGAGAGGCTGCTGCGCACCGGCGTCGAAGTGGTACTGGTCGACACAGGAATCATGGGCGAACCCCGGGTGCCCGCCGATGTGCCGCGTGACGCGGTGGCACGGGCGGCGGGAACGGAACTGTCGCAGCTGCGCGCGGCCGCCGACCGGGGTGCGGCCGTGACCACCATGGCGAGGGGCGCGGAGGAGACCCTCTTACGCCTGTACTCAGAGGGGAAACTGCACGGCGTGCTCGCCATCGGCGGGAGCGGCGGCACCTCCATCGCCACCCGGGCGATGCGCGCCCTGCCACTGGGCGTACCGAAACTGATGGTCTCGTCCATGGCGTCCGGGGACGTCCGGCCGTACGTGGGCTCCTCGGACATCACCATGATGTACAGCGTGGTGGACATCGCGGGGATCAACAGCGTCTCCGCACCGGTCCTGGCGAACGCCGTGGAGGCGATCGCCGGGATGGCCGGGGCCTACGCCCGTACCTCCCCGGAGGGCCGCCCGCCCCGGCTGGGCGCGGGCGGCCGTCCGCTGATCGCGGCCAGCATGGCGGGCGTGACCACGGCCGGTGTGGACGCGGCCCGCGAGCGGCTGACGGAACTGGGCTACGAGGTGCTGGTCTTCCACGTCAGCGGCACCGGCGGCCGCACCCTGGAGACACTGGCCGGCCAGGGGGTCTTCGCGGGCGTCCTCGACCTCACCCTCAGCGAGATCGCCGACGACCTGTGCGGGGGCATCCTCAGCGCGGGCCCCGACCGGCTCAGCGCGGCGGGGCGGGCCGGGGTTCCGCAGGTGGTGAGCCTGGGAGCGCTGGACATGGTGAAGTTCGGCCCGCTCGAGAGCCTGCCCCAACAGGTCCGCGACCGGGGCGTCCACGTCCACAATCCGTCCATCACCGTGACCCGTACGACCATGGCCGAGTGCGCGGAGCTCGGCCGCCGGGTCGCCGCCAAACTGCGCGCGGCGAGCGGCCCCGCCGCCGTCTGCGTCCCGCTCCGTGGACTGTCCACGCTCGGCGCGCCGGGCGGCCCGTACCATGACCCCGGCGCGGACCGGGCTCTGTTCTCGGCGCTGCGCGAAGGCTTGCGGAGCAGCGCCGTACGGCTCTACGACTACGACACGCACATCAACGATCCGGCCTTCGGGCGGGCGTCGGCCGACCGGCTGCACGCCATGATCGGCGCGATGTCGGCCGCGGCCTGA
- a CDS encoding serine/threonine-protein kinase → MADDKRAERPGGTPTDLCGKQIAGYLVESELGRGGMAVVYRARDLRLDRMVALKLLAPELARNDTFRQRFAHESKVAATIEHPHIVPVFEAGEADGLLYIAMRLVEGPDLRVMLDRTGPLPVDTAARIAGQVASALDAAHAHDLVHRDVKPGNILIAAGTDRDHPEHAYLTDFGLTKKSLSLTGFTTDGQFVGTVTYVAPEQISGKPVDGRCDVYSLGCVVYEALAGEPPFQRDDDIALLWAHQFDAPPPLTSRRPGLPEAVDEVLAKALAKSPDDRWSSCLEFTTALRRAGTGTGAPTTGPSGGPPEGAGGAGGAAQDALPAPPPVPRWALPVFTLPPDGGPRS, encoded by the coding sequence ATGGCGGACGACAAGCGGGCGGAGCGGCCCGGCGGCACCCCCACCGACCTGTGCGGGAAGCAGATCGCCGGGTACCTGGTGGAGAGCGAGCTCGGCCGCGGCGGGATGGCCGTCGTCTACCGGGCCAGGGACCTTCGGCTCGACCGGATGGTGGCACTGAAACTGCTGGCCCCCGAGCTGGCCCGCAACGACACCTTCCGGCAGCGGTTCGCCCACGAGTCGAAGGTGGCCGCGACCATCGAGCACCCGCACATCGTGCCCGTCTTCGAGGCGGGGGAGGCGGACGGACTGCTCTACATCGCCATGCGCCTCGTCGAGGGCCCGGACCTGCGGGTGATGCTGGACCGGACGGGTCCGCTGCCGGTGGATACGGCCGCGCGCATCGCCGGCCAGGTGGCGTCCGCGCTCGACGCGGCCCACGCCCACGACCTGGTCCACCGGGACGTGAAACCGGGCAACATCCTGATCGCCGCGGGCACGGACCGGGACCACCCGGAACACGCCTACCTCACGGACTTCGGGCTGACGAAGAAATCGCTGTCGCTGACCGGGTTCACCACCGACGGGCAGTTCGTCGGGACGGTGACCTACGTGGCGCCGGAACAGATCTCCGGCAAGCCCGTGGACGGCCGGTGCGACGTCTACAGCCTGGGGTGCGTCGTCTACGAGGCCCTCGCCGGGGAGCCGCCCTTCCAGCGCGACGACGACATCGCCCTGCTGTGGGCCCACCAGTTCGATGCGCCGCCGCCGCTGACCTCGCGGCGGCCCGGACTGCCGGAGGCCGTGGACGAGGTACTGGCCAAGGCACTGGCCAAGTCGCCCGACGACCGGTGGAGCAGCTGCCTGGAGTTCACCACGGCCCTGCGGCGCGCGGGCACCGGAACAGGGGCGCCGACGACGGGGCCTTCGGGCGGGCCGCCCGAAGGGGCGGGCGGGGCCGGCGGCGCGGCTCAGGACGCGCTGCCCGCACCTCCGCCGGTGCCGAGGTGGGCGCTGCCGGTCTTCACCCTGCCGCCGGACGGCGGCCCGCGCTCCTGA
- a CDS encoding ATP-binding protein, whose translation MNWLIHDYRESDLAAVVHLIDTTAELGQESVFSLAECISALTDRQPCVVAVHQGVPIGAALACVTGERAWVMRIAIAAGWRGRGLASALLVELERRLIAARVGRIAYVLPEEDMLGEGLLNAGYTRQPAVAYFEKTEPLHGPAAGLLDDLGGRFLPNDLWAKVAGMETEKDLIERRVVLPLAEPERAASHGVRPPRAITLFGPPGTGKTTFARAIASRLGWPFVELLPSRLADEGNLAAALRDAFARIAELERVLVFIDEVEEIAPVRTEPAQPGGIHGVTNELLKLIPGFREGDERLLVCATNSIRSLDPAFLRPGRFDYLIPIGTPDAGARAAIWSRYTAGRADVDVNALVAATELFTPADIEHAARIAAQVSFERDLEAVGARGAAAAQLGATTADYLAAVRQCRPTVTPAMTGEFEADITAHARF comes from the coding sequence GTGAACTGGCTCATCCACGACTACCGCGAGAGCGATCTCGCAGCGGTGGTCCATCTGATCGACACCACGGCCGAACTCGGCCAGGAGTCCGTCTTCTCGCTCGCCGAGTGCATCAGCGCGCTGACCGACCGTCAGCCCTGCGTGGTCGCCGTCCACCAGGGCGTCCCCATCGGCGCGGCCCTCGCCTGCGTCACCGGGGAGCGGGCCTGGGTGATGCGCATCGCCATCGCGGCGGGCTGGCGCGGCCGCGGCCTGGCCAGCGCCCTGCTCGTCGAGCTGGAACGACGGCTCATCGCCGCCCGCGTCGGCCGCATCGCCTACGTCCTGCCCGAGGAGGACATGCTCGGCGAGGGCCTCCTCAACGCCGGCTACACACGGCAGCCGGCCGTCGCCTACTTCGAGAAGACCGAGCCGCTGCACGGACCGGCCGCGGGCCTCCTCGACGATCTCGGCGGCCGCTTCCTGCCCAATGACCTGTGGGCCAAGGTCGCCGGCATGGAGACGGAGAAGGACCTCATCGAGCGGCGCGTGGTGCTGCCGCTCGCCGAACCGGAGCGGGCCGCCTCCCACGGGGTGCGGCCGCCGCGCGCGATCACCCTCTTCGGGCCGCCCGGCACCGGCAAGACCACCTTCGCCCGGGCCATCGCCTCCCGGCTCGGCTGGCCCTTCGTGGAACTGCTGCCCTCCCGCCTCGCCGACGAGGGCAACCTGGCGGCCGCACTGCGCGACGCCTTCGCCCGGATCGCCGAGCTGGAGCGGGTCCTCGTCTTCATCGACGAGGTCGAGGAGATCGCGCCGGTGCGCACCGAGCCCGCGCAGCCCGGCGGGATCCACGGCGTGACCAACGAACTGCTGAAGCTGATACCGGGCTTCCGGGAGGGCGACGAGCGGCTGCTGGTGTGCGCCACCAACTCCATCCGCTCACTCGACCCGGCCTTCCTGCGGCCCGGCCGCTTCGACTACCTGATCCCGATCGGCACCCCGGACGCCGGTGCGCGAGCCGCGATCTGGTCCCGCTACACGGCAGGCCGCGCGGACGTCGACGTGAACGCCTTGGTGGCGGCCACCGAACTGTTCACCCCGGCCGACATCGAGCACGCGGCGCGGATCGCGGCGCAGGTGTCCTTCGAGCGGGACCTGGAGGCGGTGGGCGCGCGGGGCGCGGCGGCCGCGCAGCTGGGTGCGACCACCGCGGACTATCTGGCGGCGGTCCGGCAGTGCCGGCCGACGGTGACCCCGGCGATGACCGGCGAGTTCGAGGCGGACATCACCGCGCACGCCCGGTTCTGA
- a CDS encoding DUF6191 domain-containing protein, with the protein MGFVVFMTLPGLALVLTAMAFLDLALVRAGRAGLLPWRWNGRQGQISATGFEQLHASFSPGKQNELKERQSALVMRDDEEDGAPPRTRVDLDGGLAVIRLPATAAVPPTGNSGT; encoded by the coding sequence ATGGGCTTCGTCGTCTTCATGACCCTTCCCGGTCTGGCTCTTGTGCTCACCGCCATGGCCTTCCTCGACCTGGCACTGGTCCGCGCGGGCCGAGCCGGGCTGCTGCCCTGGCGGTGGAACGGCCGTCAGGGGCAGATATCCGCCACCGGATTCGAGCAGCTGCACGCCAGCTTCTCGCCGGGCAAGCAGAACGAGCTCAAGGAGCGGCAGAGCGCCCTCGTCATGCGCGACGACGAGGAGGACGGCGCACCGCCGCGCACCCGGGTGGACCTCGACGGCGGGCTCGCCGTCATCCGGCTGCCCGCCACCGCGGCCGTGCCCCCTACGGGGAACAGCGGTACGTGA